Proteins from one Microcaecilia unicolor chromosome 2, aMicUni1.1, whole genome shotgun sequence genomic window:
- the LOC115461183 gene encoding LOW QUALITY PROTEIN: olfactory receptor 5V1-like (The sequence of the model RefSeq protein was modified relative to this genomic sequence to represent the inferred CDS: inserted 1 base in 1 codon), translated as MNEMKRTNGTSVTGFILLGLPNQLKIHNVLFIVFLLIYLATLAGNVLIILIIRLDHHLHSPMYFFLSNLSFLDVSYSSSIVPRMLVNFLSNRSISYLGCTTQMYIHLSLGGTECFLLAVMAYDRYVAICNPLRYAVIMNNKACMKIAAGSWICGFLDALVHTILALQLPYCGPNEINHFLCEVPAVLNLACTDTSINKLVIFTCAIGVVLFPFILILFSYIHILSTVLKIHSTEGRYKAFSTCASHLMVVXLIYGAVIFMYMRPKSEHSQEQDKMATLFYSVVTPMLNPVIYSLRNQEVKGALRKVVKRKIFC; from the exons ATGAACGAAATGAAAAGGACAAATGGAACGTCAGTCACAGGATTTATTCTTCTTGGACTTCCAAACCAGCTCAAGATACACAATGTACTTTTCATTGTGTTCCTTTTAATATACTTAGCTACCCTGGCTGGAAATGTGCTGATAATTTTAATAATCAGACTGGATCATCACCTTCACTCTCCAATGTACTTTTTCCTCAGTAATTTGTCTTTCCTGGATGTCTCCTATTCTTCAAGCATTGTTCCCAGGATGCTGGTAAACTTCTTATCAAACAGATCAATTTCTTATCTTGGATGTACCACTCAGATGTATATTCATCTCTCCTTGGGTGGCACAGAATGTTTCCTCCTTGCTGTCATGGCATATGACCGTTATGTAGCGATATGTAATCCCTTACGCTATGCCGTCATTATGAACAATAAAGCATGTATGAAGATAGCTGCAGGATCATGGATATGTGGTTTCCTGGATGCATTGGTGCATACCATTCTTGCACTGCAATTGCCCTACTGTGGCCCCAATGAAATTAACCATTTCCTATGTGAAGTTCCAGCAGTGTTAAACCTTGCATGCACAGATACCTCTATTAACAAGCTTGTGATTTTTACATGTGCTATAGGAGTAGTACTCTTTCCATTTATCTTAATCTTATTCTCCTATATTCATATTTTGTCAACTGTGCTAAAGATCCATTCTACTGAGGGCAGATATAAAGCTTTTTCTACCTGTGCCTCCCATTTAATGGTAG ACCTTATTTACGGTGCTGTCATTTTTATGTACATGAGACCCAAGTCAGAACACTCACAGGAGCAAGACAAAATGGCTACTCTCTTCTATAGCGTTGTAACTCCAATGCTCAATCCCGTGATCTACAGCCTGAGAAACCAGGAAGTGAAGGGAGCACTGAGAAAAGttgtaaagagaaaaatattttgCTAA